From Variovorax sp. PMC12, the proteins below share one genomic window:
- the uvrC gene encoding excinuclease ABC subunit UvrC, which translates to MSDVHSDQLLSEVAALPQLPGVYRYFDAAGAVLYVGKARNLRKRVANYFQKSHGGTRIGHMISKIARMETTVVRSEAEALLLENNLIKTLKPRYNILFRDDKSYPYLKIASHQFPRLAYYRGAVDKKHRYFGPYPSAWAVKESIQLLQKVFRLRTCEDTVYANRTRPCLLYQIKRCSGPCVGHIAPEAYAQDVASAEAFLMGDTQLVLSKLEQRMMTHAEKLEFEQAAELRNQMSAISRVLHQQSIEIASDKDVDILAVKVQGGKACVNLAMVRGGRHLGDRPYFPVHVEDAAQIHHGELDGDEGDDAAPVAADPIEVQVLEAFIAQHYIDVPVPATLVLSQQVSRELIEAISQQSGSRVTAVFQPREQRRHWLEMAETNAGLQLARLLAEEGSQQARTRALADALELASDDLDNFRVECFDISHTAGEATQASCVVFEHHAMQNKEYRRYNIDGITPGDDYAAMRQVLHRRYGKLAEAMAAETDALPPGDAESDGTEAPPKPRTARMPDLVLVDGGKGQVSMAREVFGELGLPLSLIVGVEKGEGRKVGLEELVFADGREKVYLGKDSAALMLVAQIRDEAHRFAITGMRAKRAKVRVGGSQLEDIPGIGPKRRARLLQRFGGIRGVAAASVEDIASVEGIASDLAEEIYKALH; encoded by the coding sequence ATGTCAGACGTGCATTCCGATCAATTGCTCAGCGAAGTCGCGGCCTTGCCGCAGCTGCCCGGGGTCTATCGCTATTTCGACGCCGCGGGCGCGGTGCTGTATGTGGGCAAGGCGCGCAACCTCAGGAAGCGGGTCGCCAACTACTTCCAGAAGAGCCACGGCGGCACCCGCATCGGGCACATGATCTCGAAGATCGCGCGCATGGAGACCACGGTGGTGCGCTCCGAGGCCGAGGCGCTGCTGCTCGAGAACAACCTGATCAAGACGCTCAAGCCGCGCTACAACATCCTGTTTCGCGACGACAAGAGCTACCCCTATCTCAAGATCGCGTCGCACCAGTTTCCGCGGCTGGCCTACTACCGCGGCGCGGTCGACAAGAAGCACCGCTATTTCGGGCCGTACCCCAGCGCCTGGGCGGTGAAGGAGTCGATCCAACTGCTGCAGAAGGTGTTCCGCCTGCGCACCTGCGAAGACACGGTGTACGCCAACCGTACGCGGCCCTGCCTGCTGTACCAGATCAAGCGCTGCAGCGGACCCTGCGTCGGCCACATCGCGCCGGAAGCCTATGCGCAGGACGTCGCCAGCGCGGAGGCCTTCCTGATGGGCGACACGCAGCTCGTGCTCTCCAAGCTGGAGCAACGCATGATGACGCACGCCGAAAAGCTCGAGTTCGAGCAGGCGGCCGAACTGCGCAACCAGATGTCGGCCATCTCGCGCGTGCTGCACCAGCAGTCGATCGAGATCGCCTCCGACAAGGACGTGGACATCCTGGCCGTGAAGGTGCAGGGCGGCAAGGCCTGCGTGAACCTGGCCATGGTGCGCGGCGGCCGCCACCTGGGCGACCGGCCTTACTTCCCCGTGCACGTGGAAGACGCGGCGCAGATCCATCACGGCGAGCTGGACGGCGACGAGGGCGACGATGCAGCTCCCGTGGCGGCCGACCCTATCGAGGTGCAGGTGCTCGAGGCCTTCATCGCCCAGCACTACATCGACGTGCCGGTGCCGGCCACGCTGGTGCTGAGCCAGCAGGTGAGCCGCGAGCTGATCGAGGCGATCTCGCAGCAGTCCGGCTCCCGCGTGACGGCCGTGTTCCAGCCGCGCGAGCAGCGCCGCCACTGGCTCGAGATGGCCGAGACCAACGCCGGCCTGCAACTGGCCCGGCTGCTGGCCGAAGAGGGCTCGCAGCAGGCGCGCACCCGCGCGCTGGCCGACGCGCTCGAGCTGGCCTCGGACGACCTCGACAACTTCCGCGTCGAGTGCTTCGACATCTCGCACACGGCCGGGGAGGCCACGCAGGCCTCCTGCGTGGTGTTCGAGCACCACGCCATGCAGAACAAGGAGTACCGCCGCTACAACATCGACGGCATCACGCCCGGGGACGACTACGCGGCCATGCGCCAGGTGCTGCACCGCCGCTACGGCAAGCTGGCCGAGGCGATGGCGGCCGAGACCGACGCGCTGCCGCCCGGCGACGCCGAGAGCGATGGCACCGAAGCCCCGCCGAAGCCCCGCACCGCGCGCATGCCCGACCTCGTGCTGGTCGACGGCGGCAAGGGGCAGGTTTCGATGGCGCGCGAGGTGTTCGGCGAACTGGGCCTGCCGCTGTCGCTGATCGTCGGCGTCGAGAAGGGCGAGGGCCGCAAGGTCGGGCTCGAGGAACTGGTGTTCGCCGACGGCCGCGAGAAGGTCTACCTGGGCAAGGACTCGGCCGCGCTGATGCTGGTGGCACAGATCCGCGACGAGGCGCACCGCTTCGCCATCACCGGCATGCGGGCCAAGCGCGCCAAGGTGCGGGTGGGCGGCAGCCAGCTCGAAGACATTCCGGGCATCGGGCCGAAGCGGCGGGCGCGGCTGCTGCAACGCTTCGGCGGCATCCGCGGCGTGGCCGCGGCGAGCGTGGAAGACATCGCCTCGGTCGAGGGCATCGCCTCCGACCTGGCGGAAGAGATCTACAAGGCGCTGCACTGA
- the pgsA gene encoding CDP-diacylglycerol--glycerol-3-phosphate 3-phosphatidyltransferase: protein MFWTLPTIMTWTRIVAIPLIVGVFYLPMAEPMRNLIATVMFIVFAATDWLDGFLARKLNQTSAFGAFLDPVADKFLVCASLLVLVHLQRADVFVALIIIGREIAISALREWMAQIGASKSVAVHMIGKVKTTVQMVAIPFLLYDGRLFKVIDTGLWGQWLIWISAVLTIWSMVYYLQKAIPEIRARTK, encoded by the coding sequence ATGTTCTGGACCTTACCGACCATCATGACCTGGACGCGCATCGTCGCGATCCCTTTGATCGTCGGCGTGTTCTACCTGCCGATGGCCGAGCCGATGCGCAACCTGATCGCCACGGTCATGTTCATCGTCTTCGCGGCCACCGACTGGCTCGACGGCTTCCTGGCCCGCAAGCTCAACCAGACTTCGGCCTTCGGTGCCTTCCTCGACCCGGTGGCCGACAAGTTCCTGGTCTGCGCGTCGCTGCTGGTGCTGGTCCACCTGCAGCGCGCCGACGTGTTCGTGGCGCTCATCATCATCGGCCGCGAGATCGCGATCTCGGCGCTGCGCGAGTGGATGGCGCAGATCGGCGCCAGCAAGAGCGTGGCGGTCCACATGATCGGCAAGGTCAAGACCACCGTGCAGATGGTCGCCATCCCGTTCCTTCTGTATGACGGGCGTCTCTTCAAGGTGATCGACACCGGTCTCTGGGGCCAATGGCTGATCTGGATCTCGGCCGTGCTTACCATCTGGTCGATGGTGTACTACCTGCAGAAGGCCATTCCCGAAATCCGGGCGCGCACCAAATGA
- a CDS encoding DMT family transporter, producing MTSAVPARNAGWLRAMPGVFVLIWSTGFIVARYGMPYAPPLKFLAVRYALSLACFGVWVALARVAWPKQRAQWGHLAVTGILMQAGYLGGVWAAVHEGMGAGLVALLVGIQPVLTAVWMSFNGGRISKRQWGGLALGFAGLVLVVSRKLGQGGEVSALTMGLALMALVSITAGTLYQKRFVAPCDVRSASAVQMAAALLVTLPFAALEPQHIEWNLQSGGAMAWSVLALSLGGSSLLYMLIQRGTATAVTSLLYLVPPCTAVMAWLLFSEPITLVTVLGIALTAVGVSLVVRSER from the coding sequence ATGACCTCGGCGGTTCCGGCCCGCAATGCGGGCTGGCTGCGGGCGATGCCCGGGGTCTTCGTGCTGATCTGGAGCACCGGCTTCATCGTCGCGCGCTACGGCATGCCGTATGCGCCACCCCTCAAGTTCCTGGCTGTGCGCTATGCGCTGTCCCTGGCGTGCTTCGGCGTTTGGGTAGCGCTGGCGCGGGTCGCGTGGCCGAAGCAGCGCGCCCAGTGGGGGCACCTGGCGGTCACCGGCATCCTGATGCAGGCGGGCTACCTCGGCGGCGTATGGGCCGCGGTGCACGAGGGCATGGGTGCCGGGCTGGTGGCGCTGCTGGTCGGAATCCAGCCGGTGCTGACGGCGGTCTGGATGTCGTTCAACGGCGGGCGCATTTCCAAGCGGCAGTGGGGCGGGCTTGCGCTGGGTTTCGCCGGGCTGGTCCTGGTGGTGTCGCGCAAGCTCGGGCAGGGCGGCGAGGTGAGCGCCCTGACGATGGGCCTGGCGCTGATGGCGCTGGTCTCGATTACCGCGGGCACGCTGTACCAGAAGCGCTTCGTCGCGCCCTGCGATGTGCGCAGCGCAAGCGCGGTGCAGATGGCGGCGGCGCTGCTCGTCACGCTGCCGTTCGCGGCGCTGGAGCCGCAGCATATCGAGTGGAACCTGCAGTCGGGCGGCGCGATGGCCTGGTCGGTGCTGGCGCTGTCGCTGGGCGGGAGTTCGCTTCTATATATGTTGATACAGCGCGGCACCGCCACCGCCGTCACCAGCCTCCTGTACCTGGTGCCGCCCTGCACGGCGGTGATGGCGTGGCTGCTGTTCAGCGAGCCGATCACGCTGGTGACCGTGCTCGGCATTGCGCTCACCGCCGTCGGCGTGAGCCTGGTGGTGCGCAGCGAACGCTGA
- a CDS encoding LysR substrate-binding domain-containing protein has product MNSPLMDRGDLALVLAIRDQGSLAGAADTLDVVPSVITKRLGALEARLSQRLFDRTTRRLSVTAEGEAVCLHAKTLLEGFAALESELGERQNELAGTIRLAATFGFGRRWLGPALATFQTRHPALQIELLLTEQLPDLGAEGYDGAIWLWAVQQPRAADWVTRRIARNQRVLAASPDYLARRGMPATVEALASHDCLVARENGEVNQRQFTLWSLRHARDGSTARVRVQGRLASNSGEMVRDWCLAGHGVMLRSLWDIAPQLASGELVRVLPHYAMADADIHWVAPWRPKTPRRVRLLVDHLAEQFRAEPWKPGKAGAR; this is encoded by the coding sequence ATGAATTCCCCCTTGATGGACCGTGGCGACTTGGCGCTGGTGCTGGCCATCCGCGACCAGGGCAGCCTGGCCGGCGCCGCCGACACGCTCGATGTCGTGCCTTCCGTCATCACCAAGCGGCTTGGCGCGCTCGAGGCGCGGCTGAGCCAGCGCCTGTTCGATCGCACCACGCGGCGCCTCAGCGTCACGGCCGAGGGCGAGGCCGTCTGCCTGCATGCGAAGACGCTGCTCGAGGGCTTTGCCGCGCTCGAGAGCGAACTCGGCGAGCGGCAGAACGAGCTGGCCGGCACGATCCGCCTTGCCGCCACATTCGGATTCGGGCGGCGCTGGCTCGGGCCCGCGCTGGCCACTTTCCAGACCCGCCACCCGGCACTGCAGATCGAGCTGCTGCTGACCGAGCAGCTGCCCGACCTCGGCGCCGAAGGCTACGACGGCGCCATCTGGCTCTGGGCCGTGCAGCAGCCCCGCGCGGCCGACTGGGTCACGCGGCGCATCGCGCGCAACCAGCGCGTGCTGGCGGCGTCACCGGACTACCTGGCCCGCCGCGGCATGCCGGCCACGGTCGAGGCGCTGGCATCGCACGACTGCCTGGTCGCGCGTGAAAACGGCGAGGTCAACCAGCGCCAGTTCACGCTGTGGAGCCTGCGCCATGCGCGCGACGGCAGCACGGCGCGGGTGCGCGTGCAGGGCCGCCTTGCCAGCAACTCGGGCGAGATGGTGCGCGACTGGTGCCTGGCCGGGCATGGCGTGATGCTGCGCAGCCTGTGGGACATCGCGCCGCAGCTCGCCAGCGGCGAACTGGTACGCGTGCTGCCGCATTACGCAATGGCGGACGCCGACATCCACTGGGTCGCCCCATGGCGGCCGAAGACGCCGCGCCGCGTGCGGCTGCTGGTCGATCACCTCGCGGAGCAGTTTCGGGCGGAACCGTGGAAGCCGGGCAAGGCCGGCGCACGCTGA
- a CDS encoding alpha/beta fold hydrolase, with the protein MAARAQRTIADVTTSFLSFPTFDIARDGVRMHGRIGGQGAPLLLLHGHPQTHAIWHRVAPALAERFTVVALDLRGYGDSGRPAADAEHRVYSKREMALDALAAMRHHGFERFGVLAHDRGARVAHRLAADHPAAIERMLLLDIAPTLAMYEQTSEAFAKAYWHWFFLIQPPPLPEALIASDPVRYVRSVMGGRHAGLAPFAPEVLAEYERCAGIAGTAESICEDYRASATIDLVHDRADIAAGQRLAQPLRVLWGEHGAVGKAFDVLALWRERAAEVSGHALPCGHYVPEEAPDALLAEALEFFSLPLQAGATS; encoded by the coding sequence ATGGCGGCGAGGGCGCAACGCACAATCGCCGACGTGACGACCTCGTTCCTCTCCTTCCCCACTTTCGACATTGCGCGCGACGGCGTGCGCATGCACGGCCGCATCGGCGGGCAGGGTGCGCCGCTGCTGCTGCTGCACGGTCATCCGCAGACGCATGCGATCTGGCACCGCGTGGCGCCGGCGCTGGCCGAGCGCTTCACCGTGGTCGCCCTGGACTTGCGCGGCTACGGCGATTCGGGCCGGCCGGCGGCCGATGCCGAGCACCGTGTCTACAGCAAGCGCGAAATGGCGCTCGACGCGCTCGCCGCCATGCGGCACCACGGCTTCGAGCGCTTCGGCGTGCTGGCGCATGACCGCGGCGCGCGCGTGGCGCACCGGCTCGCGGCGGACCATCCGGCGGCGATCGAGCGCATGCTGCTGCTCGACATCGCGCCCACCCTCGCCATGTACGAGCAGACGTCCGAGGCCTTTGCCAAGGCCTATTGGCACTGGTTCTTCCTGATCCAGCCGCCGCCGCTGCCCGAGGCGCTGATCGCCTCCGACCCGGTGCGCTACGTGCGCAGCGTGATGGGCGGGCGGCATGCGGGGCTGGCGCCGTTCGCGCCCGAGGTGCTCGCCGAGTACGAACGCTGCGCCGGCATCGCGGGCACGGCCGAATCCATCTGCGAGGACTACCGCGCCTCCGCAACGATCGACCTCGTCCATGACCGTGCCGACATCGCGGCCGGGCAACGCCTTGCACAGCCGTTGCGCGTGCTGTGGGGCGAGCATGGCGCGGTCGGCAAGGCCTTCGACGTGCTGGCGCTTTGGCGCGAGCGCGCGGCCGAGGTGTCGGGCCATGCCCTGCCTTGCGGCCACTACGTTCCCGAGGAGGCGCCCGACGCATTGCTGGCCGAGGCGCTCGAATTCTTTTCCCTTCCCCTACAAGCAGGAGCCACGTCATGA
- a CDS encoding tartrate dehydrogenase gives MSTQRIAVIAGDGIGKETTPEGLRVLEAAATRFGIDLKFDHFDFSSWDYYEKHGQMLPDNWKDQIGGHDAIFFGAVGWPEKIPDHVSLWGSLLMFRREFDQYINLRPARLMPGIIAPVVRRDGTPREPGEIDMYIVRENTEGEYSSIGGRMYQGTSREIVVQETVMSRVGVDRVLKFAFELAQSRPKKHLTSATKSNGISITMPYWDERVAEMGKSYPGVTLDKFHIDILTAHFVQRPDFFDVVVASNLFGDILSDLGPACTGTIGIAPSANLNPERTTPSLFEPVHGSAPDIAGKGIANPIGQIWCGAMMLEFLGHKQAHDAILSTIEKVLAPQSGAPRTPDIGGNASTSDLGKAIAEAL, from the coding sequence ATGAGCACCCAGAGAATCGCAGTCATCGCCGGCGACGGCATCGGCAAGGAAACCACGCCCGAGGGCCTGCGCGTGCTCGAGGCGGCGGCCACCAGGTTCGGCATCGACCTGAAGTTCGACCACTTCGACTTCTCGAGCTGGGACTACTACGAGAAGCACGGCCAGATGCTGCCCGACAACTGGAAGGACCAGATCGGCGGCCACGACGCCATCTTCTTCGGCGCGGTCGGCTGGCCCGAGAAGATCCCCGACCACGTGTCGCTCTGGGGCTCGCTGCTGATGTTCCGCCGCGAGTTCGACCAGTACATCAACCTGCGTCCGGCGCGCCTGATGCCCGGCATCATCGCGCCCGTGGTGCGGCGCGACGGCACGCCGCGCGAGCCCGGCGAGATCGACATGTACATCGTGCGCGAGAACACCGAGGGCGAGTACTCCAGCATCGGCGGGCGCATGTACCAGGGCACGTCGCGCGAGATCGTGGTGCAGGAAACCGTGATGTCGCGCGTGGGCGTCGACCGCGTGCTGAAGTTCGCATTCGAGCTCGCGCAGTCGCGGCCCAAGAAGCACCTGACCAGCGCCACCAAGTCGAACGGCATCTCGATCACCATGCCCTACTGGGACGAGCGCGTGGCCGAGATGGGCAAGAGCTATCCGGGCGTCACGCTCGACAAGTTCCACATCGACATCCTCACCGCGCACTTCGTGCAGCGGCCCGACTTCTTCGACGTGGTGGTGGCGAGCAACCTGTTCGGCGACATCCTGTCGGACCTGGGGCCAGCCTGCACCGGCACCATCGGCATCGCGCCGAGCGCCAACCTCAATCCCGAGCGCACCACGCCCTCGCTGTTCGAACCGGTGCACGGCTCGGCACCCGACATCGCGGGCAAGGGCATCGCCAACCCCATCGGGCAGATCTGGTGCGGCGCGATGATGCTGGAGTTCCTGGGCCACAAGCAGGCGCACGACGCCATCCTGTCGACCATCGAGAAGGTGCTCGCGCCCCAAAGCGGAGCGCCGCGCACCCCGGATATCGGTGGCAATGCGAGCACCTCGGACCTTGGCAAAGCCATCGCAGAAGCGCTTTGA
- a CDS encoding HU family DNA-binding protein, translating to MNKTELIEHIAKNADISKAAATRALESTIGAIRTTLKKGGSVSLVGFGTFAVGKRAARTGRNPRTGDAIKIKAAKIPKFRPGKALKDALN from the coding sequence GTGAACAAGACCGAACTGATTGAGCACATCGCAAAGAACGCCGACATCTCCAAAGCCGCAGCGACCCGCGCGCTCGAATCCACGATCGGCGCCATTCGTACCACGCTCAAGAAGGGCGGCTCTGTTTCGCTCGTCGGTTTCGGCACTTTCGCAGTCGGCAAACGCGCTGCCCGCACGGGACGAAATCCCCGCACCGGCGACGCGATTAAAATCAAGGCCGCCAAGATCCCGAAGTTCCGTCCAGGCAAGGCGCTGAAAGACGCGCTGAACTAA
- a CDS encoding SurA N-terminal domain-containing protein: MFEAFRKHTKIVMIFLFLLIIPSFVFFGVERYQGFGGDEKVARIEGHDITRPEWDQQHRVETDRIRQQSPNVDPTLLESDALRYATLERMVRDRVLAAAASKANMTVSEDRLSRIFAQDPGLASFRTPDGKFDRDTFQRVTGRTPEQYEASVRADMATQQVMLGISGTAFTPPALAATTINAFYDSREIQVARFGPEAFASKVTVSDADIETYYKDHSAQFQAPEQANIEYLVLDLDAAKKNINVSEADLKSYYDQNSGRFGTKEERRASHILITAPSSMPAADRAKAKAKAEELLAEVKKAPNTFADVARKNSQDPGSAEKGGDLDFVTKGAMVKPFEDAMFSLKKGEISNVIETEFGYHIIHLTDIKPAVVPPFEQVRATIENEVRSQQATQEFAKAAEVFTDAVYQTPDSLKPAAEKLKLTIQTANNVARTPVPGAKGPLASRNFLNALFAPDSLQRKQNTEAIEVGSSQLASGRVTTYTPAHPVPLAEVKDKIRAQIVNERAAVLAKAEGEAKLAAWTAKADGATFGAPMTVSRRDAASQPLPVIDAALRADAAKLPALVGVDLGAQGYAVVRVTKVVPRTPPPAELAKQEQAQVGQSVAAAEDAAYYDMLKDRYKAQILVPKPADPLPGAAAAAGR; encoded by the coding sequence ATGTTTGAAGCCTTCCGCAAGCACACCAAGATCGTGATGATTTTCTTGTTCTTGCTGATCATTCCCTCGTTCGTGTTCTTCGGGGTCGAACGCTACCAGGGGTTCGGCGGGGACGAGAAGGTTGCGCGCATCGAAGGTCATGACATCACTCGCCCCGAGTGGGACCAGCAGCACCGCGTCGAAACGGACCGCATCCGCCAGCAGTCTCCCAACGTCGACCCGACGCTGCTCGAGTCCGATGCGCTGCGCTACGCCACCCTGGAGCGCATGGTGCGCGACCGCGTGCTGGCGGCAGCTGCTTCCAAGGCCAACATGACGGTGTCGGAAGACCGCCTCTCGCGCATCTTCGCGCAAGACCCTGGCCTGGCCTCGTTCCGCACGCCCGACGGCAAGTTCGACCGCGATACCTTCCAGCGCGTGACGGGCCGCACGCCCGAACAGTACGAAGCTTCCGTGCGTGCCGACATGGCAACGCAACAGGTCATGCTGGGCATTTCGGGCACGGCCTTCACGCCGCCGGCACTGGCCGCCACCACGATCAACGCCTTCTACGACAGCCGCGAAATCCAGGTCGCGCGCTTCGGCCCCGAGGCATTCGCCTCGAAGGTGACGGTGAGCGATGCCGACATCGAGACCTACTACAAGGACCACTCGGCGCAGTTCCAGGCACCGGAGCAGGCCAACATCGAGTACCTTGTGCTCGACCTCGACGCCGCCAAGAAGAACATCAACGTCAGCGAGGCCGATCTCAAGTCCTACTACGACCAGAACTCCGGGCGTTTCGGCACGAAGGAAGAACGCCGCGCGAGCCACATCCTGATCACCGCGCCGTCTAGCATGCCCGCAGCCGATCGCGCAAAGGCCAAGGCCAAGGCGGAAGAACTGCTGGCCGAGGTGAAGAAGGCGCCGAACACCTTCGCCGACGTGGCGCGCAAGAACTCGCAAGACCCGGGCTCGGCAGAGAAGGGCGGCGACCTCGACTTCGTCACCAAGGGCGCGATGGTCAAGCCTTTCGAAGACGCGATGTTCTCGCTCAAGAAGGGCGAGATCAGCAACGTGATCGAAACCGAGTTCGGCTATCACATCATTCACCTGACCGACATCAAGCCCGCAGTGGTGCCGCCTTTCGAACAGGTGCGTGCGACCATCGAGAACGAGGTGCGCTCGCAGCAGGCCACGCAGGAATTCGCGAAGGCGGCCGAGGTCTTCACCGACGCCGTGTACCAGACGCCCGACAGCCTCAAGCCCGCGGCCGAGAAGCTGAAGCTCACGATCCAGACCGCCAACAACGTGGCGCGCACGCCCGTGCCGGGTGCCAAAGGCCCGCTGGCCAGCCGCAACTTCCTGAACGCGTTGTTCGCTCCTGATTCGCTGCAGCGCAAGCAGAACACCGAGGCGATCGAAGTCGGCTCGAGCCAGCTCGCATCGGGCCGCGTGACGACGTACACGCCGGCGCATCCTGTGCCGCTGGCCGAGGTCAAGGACAAGATCCGTGCTCAGATCGTCAACGAGCGTGCTGCGGTGCTGGCCAAGGCCGAGGGTGAAGCAAAGCTCGCCGCATGGACGGCCAAGGCCGACGGTGCGACCTTCGGCGCGCCCATGACCGTGTCGCGCCGCGATGCGGCATCGCAGCCGCTGCCGGTGATCGACGCCGCGCTGCGTGCCGACGCCGCCAAGCTGCCGGCGCTGGTTGGCGTGGACCTGGGCGCGCAAGGCTATGCCGTGGTTCGCGTGACCAAGGTCGTCCCGCGCACGCCGCCGCCGGCCGAACTCGCGAAGCAGGAGCAGGCGCAGGTCGGCCAGTCGGTGGCCGCCGCCGAAGACGCCGCGTACTACGACATGCTGAAGGACCGGTACAAGGCCCAGATCCTGGTGCCCAAGCCGGCGGACCCGCTGCCTGGCGCAGCAGCAGCAGCCGGTCGCTGA
- a CDS encoding histidine phosphatase family protein has protein sequence MGTLYLVRHGQASFGAADYDNLSELGHRQSVRLGEYWRERGMAFDAVITGTLRRHRQTWEGIAKGLGLSRDDVLPWPGLNEYDSEAVIATIHEGKLEKPDSPEMYRHHFRLLREGLGAWMQGKTKPAGMPSYVDFLAGVTTALDHVRDKHHGARVLVVSSGGPISTAVGHVLGTSAETTIELNLRIRNTSVTEFAFTPKRHMLVTYNTLPHLDGPAYEDWVTYA, from the coding sequence ATGGGAACCCTCTATCTCGTGCGCCACGGTCAAGCCAGTTTTGGTGCCGCCGACTATGACAACCTGAGCGAACTCGGGCACCGGCAGTCCGTTCGGCTCGGCGAGTACTGGCGCGAGCGCGGCATGGCTTTCGATGCGGTGATCACCGGCACGCTCAGGCGCCATCGCCAGACCTGGGAAGGCATCGCCAAGGGGCTGGGCCTTTCGCGCGACGACGTGCTGCCGTGGCCTGGGCTCAACGAGTACGACAGCGAGGCCGTCATTGCCACGATCCATGAAGGCAAGCTGGAGAAGCCCGATTCACCCGAGATGTACCGTCATCACTTCCGCTTGCTGCGCGAAGGATTGGGTGCCTGGATGCAGGGCAAGACCAAGCCTGCAGGCATGCCCAGCTATGTCGACTTCCTGGCGGGCGTGACCACAGCGCTCGACCACGTGCGCGACAAGCATCACGGCGCGCGAGTGCTGGTGGTGTCCAGCGGCGGCCCGATCAGCACCGCCGTCGGCCATGTGCTGGGGACGAGCGCCGAAACCACGATCGAACTCAACCTGCGCATCCGCAACACTTCGGTCACGGAATTCGCGTTCACCCCGAAGCGGCACATGCTGGTCACCTACAACACGCTGCCGCATCTGGACGGCCCGGCTTACGAAGACTGGGTGACCTACGCCTGA
- a CDS encoding GlsB/YeaQ/YmgE family stress response membrane protein — protein sequence MSIVWTILIGFVVGLVARAVKPGDDSAGFIITTIIGVAGSLIATYVGQAMGWYIAGQGAGFIASVLGAIVLLILYGLIKRKS from the coding sequence ATGAGCATCGTCTGGACTATTCTGATCGGGTTCGTCGTGGGTCTAGTGGCGCGCGCCGTCAAGCCCGGGGACGATTCCGCTGGCTTCATCATCACCACGATCATCGGCGTTGCCGGTTCACTGATCGCAACCTACGTGGGCCAGGCGATGGGCTGGTACATCGCCGGACAGGGCGCCGGCTTCATCGCTTCGGTGCTGGGCGCAATCGTGCTGCTGATTCTTTACGGCCTGATCAAGCGCAAGAGCTGA
- a CDS encoding YbhB/YbcL family Raf kinase inhibitor-like protein, which yields MLEKLPDVIGHALQGVRAGLDNIVFNALGMREGMATIAVTSMAFVDHAPIPARYTADGEGVSPPLQWTDLPAGTAALVLIVEDADSPTPNPLVHAIVVGLPPESGSLAEAAIPSPDNDGAGLHVGRNSALQAMWLPPDPPPGHGEHRYAFQVFALGESPEFSDTPGREEVFEALRASAIASGLLIGTCERPDGSIKIEESAPATGPLAAG from the coding sequence ATGCTGGAAAAATTGCCTGATGTCATTGGTCACGCGCTGCAGGGCGTTCGCGCGGGGCTGGACAACATCGTTTTTAATGCGCTCGGCATGCGGGAAGGCATGGCCACCATCGCCGTCACGAGCATGGCGTTCGTTGACCATGCGCCCATACCCGCGCGCTATACCGCCGACGGGGAGGGCGTGTCGCCGCCCCTGCAATGGACGGATCTGCCTGCGGGCACGGCTGCGCTGGTGCTGATCGTGGAGGACGCTGATTCGCCGACGCCCAACCCGCTCGTGCATGCCATCGTCGTGGGGCTGCCGCCCGAGAGCGGCTCTCTTGCCGAAGCTGCCATACCGAGCCCGGACAACGATGGCGCCGGCCTGCATGTCGGACGCAATTCGGCATTGCAGGCGATGTGGCTGCCGCCCGATCCGCCTCCGGGGCATGGAGAGCATCGCTACGCATTCCAGGTGTTCGCGTTGGGAGAGTCGCCCGAGTTCTCCGATACGCCCGGCCGGGAAGAGGTCTTCGAAGCCTTGCGTGCGAGCGCCATCGCCAGCGGCCTGCTGATCGGCACCTGCGAGCGGCCCGATGGCTCCATCAAGATCGAGGAAAGCGCGCCCGCCACAGGTCCGCTGGCGGCGGGTTGA
- a CDS encoding H-NS histone family protein: MASTLADINSQIKKHDEQIAQLRKQAEDLRNQERAGVIEELRKKIAEYGLTASDLKLTGRATAAKRSTGAAPAKAAAKYRGPTGETWSGGRGRKPRWVTEALAAGKSLSDYEIK, translated from the coding sequence ATGGCTTCGACCCTCGCAGATATCAATTCCCAGATCAAGAAGCACGACGAGCAGATTGCGCAATTGCGCAAGCAGGCTGAAGACCTGCGCAACCAGGAGCGCGCTGGCGTGATCGAAGAGTTGCGCAAGAAGATTGCCGAATATGGGTTGACGGCTTCTGATCTGAAACTGACGGGCCGCGCCACCGCCGCCAAGCGCAGCACTGGCGCCGCTCCGGCAAAGGCAGCCGCCAAATACCGCGGCCCGACGGGCGAAACCTGGTCGGGTGGCCGAGGCCGCAAGCCGCGTTGGGTGACTGAAGCATTGGCAGCCGGCAAGTCGCTCTCCGATTACGAGATCAAGTAA